A window from Staphylococcus succinus encodes these proteins:
- a CDS encoding MarR family winged helix-turn-helix transcriptional regulator gives MEDIYLFDSPTLAKLKALKKDYDNLNIIDVLLYLEIHKSYCLMKDKYDSLLQKYDLTEAKFSIMMLLTYEKDMTLAPSDLAEKLGSKKSTITGIIKGMEKRNLIRRKVLPNDKRTNYVQLTTEGSKLLKRFLPFNYDLVSKVFEVFSEEEKEQFYMLSNKLKNHLEKDELL, from the coding sequence TTGGAAGATATATATTTGTTTGATAGTCCTACATTAGCTAAATTAAAAGCGTTGAAAAAAGATTATGATAATTTAAACATAATTGATGTTTTACTCTATTTAGAAATTCATAAGTCTTACTGTTTAATGAAAGATAAATATGATTCACTTTTACAAAAATATGATTTAACTGAAGCAAAATTTTCAATAATGATGCTATTAACATATGAAAAAGATATGACATTAGCACCATCTGATTTAGCAGAAAAATTAGGAAGTAAAAAATCGACGATTACTGGCATAATAAAAGGGATGGAAAAAAGAAATTTAATTAGAAGGAAAGTTTTGCCAAATGATAAACGTACGAATTATGTCCAATTGACTACTGAGGGTTCAAAGTTGTTAAAAAGATTTTTACCTTTTAATTATGATTTAGTTTCAAAAGTTTTTGAAGTATTTAGTGAAGAAGAAAAAGAACAATTTTATATGTTATCCA